From Pleurocapsa minor HA4230-MV1, one genomic window encodes:
- a CDS encoding HEAT repeat domain-containing protein codes for MEAEEIDSLNNSNEAEQLTLEQAIANLNQREDLGARYYAAWWLGKFRINDQSAIAALLTALEDEQDRAPDGGYPLRRNAARALGKLGDKQAVEPLIRCLEFPDYYVREAAAQALESLEDRRCVPTLIKLLDGGVAQATRVAGKPHLVQPYEAVIEALGTLGATVAINFIEPFTQHSTEKVKYAAARAMYQLTKQEQYGEMLIQALSGDDLQLRRSALMDLGAVGYLKAGQAIADTLAENSMKLIALKGLLETDLKSSKDSAISPESIHIMNLMDSLL; via the coding sequence ATGGAGGCTGAAGAAATAGATAGCTTAAACAATTCAAATGAAGCCGAACAGTTGACGCTAGAACAGGCGATCGCCAATCTCAATCAAAGAGAAGATTTAGGAGCGAGGTATTATGCTGCCTGGTGGCTGGGAAAGTTTAGAATCAATGACCAATCGGCGATCGCTGCTTTATTAACCGCCTTAGAAGATGAACAAGATCGCGCGCCTGATGGGGGATATCCTTTACGTCGTAATGCAGCTAGAGCTTTAGGTAAACTAGGGGATAAGCAAGCGGTAGAGCCATTAATTCGCTGTTTAGAATTTCCCGATTATTACGTGAGGGAGGCGGCTGCTCAAGCGTTGGAAAGCTTAGAGGATCGAAGATGTGTTCCTACGTTAATTAAGCTGCTAGATGGTGGAGTAGCACAGGCGACCAGAGTGGCAGGTAAGCCCCACTTAGTACAACCTTATGAAGCCGTAATTGAAGCTTTAGGCACTTTAGGCGCAACGGTCGCAATAAACTTCATTGAGCCATTTACCCAGCACTCAACCGAAAAGGTAAAGTATGCTGCTGCTAGAGCTATGTATCAGTTGACGAAACAAGAGCAGTATGGCGAGATGTTGATTCAGGCACTATCGGGAGACGATTTACAGCTACGCCGTTCAGCATTGATGGACTTAGGTGCGGTAGGATATCTCAAAGCGGGTCAGGCGATCGCAGATACTTTAGCGGAAAATAGTATGAAGTTGATTGCCCTCAAAGGACTATTAGAAACAGACTTGAAAAGTAGCAAAGATTCAGCAATCTCACCTGAGAGTATTCATATAATGAACCTTATGGATTCTCTTCTTTGA
- a CDS encoding Uma2 family endonuclease gives MQVALEKIVVKPGQQLLLQDISWSDLEEILADLGEHRGSRISYSDGALEIMVPLPEHEKHKEIIGDLVKILLEQLGVDFESLASTTFKSEAMKQALEADACFYIQNYQAVIGKERLDLTIDPPPDLALEIDITNRTQFDNYLLLKVPELWRYSKKGLQIYLLQNNQYQESTTSPNFPHLPIVELVERYVKQAQVEGRSKAIRAFKQWIKENL, from the coding sequence ATGCAGGTAGCCTTAGAAAAAATTGTCGTCAAACCTGGACAACAATTATTGTTGCAGGATATTAGCTGGTCAGATCTCGAAGAGATTTTAGCCGATTTAGGAGAACATCGTGGTTCCAGAATTTCTTATAGTGATGGAGCATTAGAAATAATGGTTCCTTTACCAGAGCATGAGAAGCACAAAGAGATTATTGGAGATTTAGTCAAAATTTTGCTCGAGCAATTAGGAGTTGATTTTGAATCATTGGCATCCACTACATTTAAAAGTGAAGCAATGAAACAAGCTTTAGAAGCCGATGCCTGTTTTTATATCCAAAATTATCAGGCTGTGATTGGCAAAGAGCGACTAGATTTAACCATCGATCCGCCACCAGATTTAGCGCTGGAAATTGACATAACTAATAGAACGCAGTTTGATAATTACCTGCTCTTGAAAGTTCCTGAACTATGGCGTTACAGTAAAAAAGGACTGCAAATTTATCTGTTACAAAACAACCAGTATCAAGAATCGACAACTAGCCCAAATTTTCCGCATCTGCCGATCGTCGAGTTGGTCGAACGCTACGTAAAACAAGCCCAGGTTGAAGGTAGAAGTAAAGCAATTAGAGCCTTCAAACAGTGGATTAAAGAAAATCTTTAA
- the msrP gene encoding protein-methionine-sulfoxide reductase catalytic subunit MsrP, producing the protein MTLIRIPESWAISENQITSPRLYYNRRSFIKTLIGAGIGASLLPLAGCQGGAGIGKSASAIELEKSIDLPKIDSVTKNANFQQVDRPIVEEKVAAQYNNFYEFGGTKKIWLDAQKLPTENWKVEIAGLVNNPRTYDLDDLKRKFPQEERVYRFRCVEAWSMVLPWIGFPMKALLADVEPTAKAKFVSFTSFYDPKITKGPGFHVGSLPWPYTEGLRIEEMANDLAFFATGIFGHDLPKQHGAPLRMVTPWKYGFKGAKSIVKIEFLAQQPATYWNTLDPNEYKFEANVNPDVPHPRWSQATEKFISTGPGLSWEIKETLPYNGYGEYVANLY; encoded by the coding sequence ATGACTTTGATTCGTATCCCTGAATCGTGGGCAATATCCGAAAATCAGATTACTTCTCCCAGGCTTTATTACAATCGTCGCAGCTTTATTAAAACTCTGATTGGTGCTGGAATTGGTGCAAGCTTACTACCCCTGGCTGGATGTCAAGGTGGTGCTGGAATTGGTAAATCTGCCTCCGCGATCGAGTTGGAAAAAAGTATTGATTTGCCAAAAATTGACTCGGTTACGAAAAATGCTAATTTTCAGCAGGTAGATCGACCGATTGTCGAAGAAAAGGTCGCTGCGCAATATAATAATTTCTATGAATTTGGTGGTACTAAGAAGATTTGGCTTGACGCTCAAAAGCTACCTACAGAAAACTGGAAAGTAGAGATTGCGGGGTTGGTTAATAATCCTCGTACCTATGACTTGGATGATTTAAAACGGAAATTTCCTCAAGAAGAAAGGGTCTATCGTTTTCGTTGTGTTGAAGCTTGGTCGATGGTGTTGCCTTGGATTGGGTTTCCCATGAAGGCATTATTAGCAGATGTCGAACCCACTGCTAAAGCAAAGTTTGTTAGTTTTACCTCATTCTACGATCCTAAAATTACTAAAGGGCCTGGTTTTCATGTAGGCTCATTACCTTGGCCATATACGGAAGGATTACGAATTGAAGAAATGGCTAATGATTTAGCTTTCTTTGCCACAGGTATTTTTGGTCACGATTTACCCAAACAACATGGCGCACCATTACGGATGGTAACACCCTGGAAATATGGTTTTAAAGGAGCAAAGTCGATTGTTAAAATTGAGTTTTTAGCGCAACAACCTGCAACTTATTGGAATACTCTCGATCCCAACGAATATAAGTTTGAGGCTAACGTCAATCCTGATGTACCCCATCCCCGTTGGTCACAGGCAACAGAGAAGTTTATCAGCACTGGGCCTGGGTTGTCTTGGGAAATTAAGGAAACATTGCCCTATAACGGCTATGGAGAGTATGTCGCTAATTTATATTAA
- the cysT gene encoding sulfate ABC transporter permease subunit CysT has product MTNFSSHFEAQSNRHQQANSSKISLPWVVTIGYLSLILFLPLAALITKSLTIGTSEFWRIATDPVALSAYEVTFVTALAAGLLNGIMGTLIAWILVRYQFPGKKIIDAAIDIPFALPTSVAGVVLATIYSNNGLIGQLVAPMGIKIAFTRLGVFIAMLFISLPFIVRTLQPVLLELEPEIEQAAWSLGASDSQTFWRVILPPLIPPILTGMALGFSRAVGEYGSVVLVASGIPFKDLIAPVLVFQKLEQYDYTGATVIGTVLLLVSLVLLLLINLLQQWTRRYAR; this is encoded by the coding sequence ATGACTAATTTTTCATCTCATTTTGAAGCACAATCGAATCGCCATCAGCAAGCTAACTCCAGCAAAATTTCTCTACCTTGGGTGGTGACAATCGGCTATTTAAGTTTGATTCTTTTCTTGCCTCTGGCTGCCTTAATCACCAAGTCTTTAACTATTGGCACTAGTGAATTTTGGCGGATTGCTACCGATCCTGTTGCCCTCTCTGCTTATGAAGTTACCTTTGTTACGGCTTTAGCTGCGGGTTTACTCAACGGCATTATGGGAACTTTGATTGCTTGGATTTTAGTTCGTTATCAATTTCCTGGTAAAAAAATTATCGATGCTGCGATCGACATTCCCTTTGCACTACCCACTTCTGTCGCTGGTGTAGTTTTAGCAACTATTTACAGTAATAATGGCTTGATCGGACAACTGGTAGCACCAATGGGGATCAAAATTGCTTTTACTAGACTGGGGGTATTCATAGCAATGCTGTTTATTTCTTTACCTTTTATCGTTCGTACTTTGCAGCCAGTTTTACTCGAACTAGAACCAGAAATTGAACAGGCTGCTTGGTCTTTGGGTGCATCGGATTCGCAAACCTTTTGGCGAGTTATTTTACCGCCCCTAATTCCGCCCATTTTAACAGGAATGGCTTTAGGTTTTTCCCGAGCCGTAGGCGAATATGGTTCGGTGGTATTAGTAGCATCGGGCATTCCTTTTAAAGATTTAATTGCGCCTGTTTTAGTGTTCCAAAAATTAGAACAATATGACTACACTGGCGCTACAGTAATTGGTACAGTGCTGCTATTGGTTTCCTTAGTACTATTGCTGCTGATCAATCTTTTACAACAATGGACTCGTCGCTATGCTCGCTAA
- a CDS encoding TOBE-like domain-containing protein: MSIKIAQVSKKFGNFQALDNINLNVEPGTLVALLGPSGSGKSTLLRAIAGLEPPDRGTVAINNRDTTHLDIRKRNIGFVFQHYALFKHLTVRQNISFGLDIRKKSRKVIQQRVNELLELIQLQGFGDRYPNQLSGGQRQRVALARALAVQPEVLLLDEPFGALDAKVRQELRNWLRRLHDEVHLTSIFVTHDREEAMAVADKIVVMNNGRIEQIGTPAEVYDNPANPFVMSFVGEVNVLPNTSPMFDHAYQTNPASNFFVRPHDFEIFTTPQKQSISAKVKRIVHLGWEIQLELILGDRSAVMAHLNREEFARLDLTTEQNVYLEPRQIKCFEAAKQDLVNLPTTNRQLAS, translated from the coding sequence ATGAGTATTAAGATCGCCCAAGTCTCGAAGAAATTTGGTAACTTTCAAGCTTTAGATAATATCAATTTAAACGTCGAACCTGGAACTTTAGTTGCTCTACTTGGCCCTTCTGGTTCTGGCAAATCTACGTTACTCAGAGCGATCGCTGGTTTAGAGCCTCCAGATCGAGGCACAGTTGCGATCAACAATCGCGATACCACTCATCTCGATATCCGCAAGCGCAATATCGGTTTTGTCTTTCAACACTATGCTCTATTCAAACATCTAACAGTCAGACAAAATATTTCTTTTGGGCTAGATATTCGGAAAAAATCCCGTAAAGTAATTCAACAAAGAGTCAACGAACTACTAGAATTAATTCAGCTTCAAGGTTTTGGCGATCGCTATCCTAATCAGCTTTCGGGTGGACAAAGACAGCGTGTTGCCCTCGCTCGCGCTTTAGCCGTACAGCCAGAAGTTTTACTGCTAGACGAGCCTTTTGGGGCATTAGATGCCAAAGTTAGACAAGAACTACGCAACTGGTTACGCCGTCTCCACGATGAAGTACATCTAACTAGTATTTTTGTCACTCACGATCGCGAAGAAGCAATGGCTGTAGCCGATAAAATTGTGGTGATGAACAACGGGAGAATCGAGCAAATTGGCACGCCAGCTGAAGTTTATGATAATCCCGCTAATCCTTTTGTGATGAGCTTTGTAGGGGAAGTAAATGTTCTGCCCAATACTAGTCCAATGTTCGATCACGCCTATCAAACTAATCCTGCCTCAAACTTTTTTGTTCGTCCTCACGATTTTGAAATTTTTACCACTCCCCAAAAACAGAGCATCTCAGCAAAAGTTAAGCGAATCGTTCACCTAGGTTGGGAAATTCAACTAGAATTAATTTTAGGCGATCGCTCGGCGGTCATGGCTCATTTGAACCGAGAAGAATTTGCTCGTCTTGATTTAACCACTGAACAAAATGTCTATCTAGAACCCCGTCAAATTAAATGCTTTGAGGCAGCTAAGCAAGATTTAGTTAACTTGCCAACTACTAATCGTCAATTAGCGAGTTAG
- a CDS encoding DUF202 domain-containing protein: MRTAISLMGFGVVIVRLRFVQPPATTTPGNGWKLGLIFSLVGLVTVILSTYHYFAVRRDIDQDRYQPADRWVIIFSLTITLLGAGVIYYVFTLPLNPINTMIFK, encoded by the coding sequence ATGCGGACAGCAATCTCTTTAATGGGGTTTGGTGTAGTTATTGTGCGCCTGCGCTTTGTTCAACCACCTGCAACTACTACTCCTGGAAATGGCTGGAAGTTAGGACTGATCTTTTCCTTGGTAGGACTTGTCACAGTAATACTTTCAACTTATCACTACTTTGCTGTTCGCCGAGATATAGACCAAGATAGATACCAGCCAGCAGATCGCTGGGTAATAATTTTTAGCTTGACCATAACACTTTTAGGCGCGGGAGTTATTTATTATGTTTTCACTTTACCTCTCAACCCAATTAACACCATGATCTTTAAATAA
- a CDS encoding HEAT repeat domain-containing protein: MSDVQQLIEAVNQADSADLLLKTVEDLAVVGDRAAIPTLVEVLGFNNPGAAVAAVDGLIEIGEPVVDYLLENLDGYNYGARAWATRVFAGIGDPAALDLLLEAAVADFSQSVRRAAAKGLGNIIWSKLPPEDAIGAQKKVLDTLLLATEDGEWVVRYAAIVGLEALSKTLAVSQPDLLPKIRSKFQELITSESEPAVYARTKYALHNLK, translated from the coding sequence ATGTCCGATGTTCAACAATTAATTGAGGCGGTAAATCAAGCCGATTCTGCCGACTTACTCTTAAAAACAGTCGAAGATTTAGCGGTCGTTGGCGATCGCGCTGCTATACCTACTTTAGTTGAGGTATTAGGCTTTAACAATCCTGGTGCTGCGGTTGCTGCGGTTGACGGTCTAATCGAGATTGGCGAGCCTGTGGTTGACTATTTACTAGAGAATTTAGACGGTTATAACTACGGCGCACGAGCTTGGGCGACGAGAGTATTTGCGGGGATTGGCGATCCTGCTGCCTTAGATTTATTATTAGAAGCTGCGGTTGCTGATTTCTCTCAAAGCGTGCGTCGTGCAGCAGCTAAAGGGTTAGGGAACATTATTTGGTCTAAGCTGCCCCCAGAAGATGCGATCGGCGCGCAAAAAAAAGTCTTAGATACGCTGTTACTAGCGACAGAAGATGGAGAGTGGGTGGTGCGCTATGCTGCGATCGTCGGACTAGAAGCCTTAAGTAAAACTTTGGCAGTGAGTCAACCTGATTTACTACCAAAAATTAGGAGTAAGTTCCAGGAATTAATTACTAGCGAGTCAGAACCAGCGGTTTATGCTCGAACTAAATATGCGCTACACAATCTAAAATAG
- the cysW gene encoding sulfate ABC transporter permease subunit CysW has protein sequence MLAKLKLSNLLLPIALLYLALLLLVPAIAIFYEAFHQGINVFLTSIDQRNFWQATILTLIVTAIAVPLNTIFGLCAAWVIGRNQFRGRTLLLSAIDLPFSISPVVAGLTIILLYGKDGWIGNLLASLNIKVLFAIPGIVLATAFVTLPFVAREVIPILEEIGEEQETAARTLGASDWQVFARVTLPNIRWGLLYGILLTNARAMGEFGAVSVVSGSILGKTATLPIFVEQAYKNYQAESAFGAAAILASLAVLTLIFKEILETKTHH, from the coding sequence ATGCTCGCTAAACTAAAATTATCAAACTTGTTACTGCCGATCGCCCTACTTTACTTAGCATTATTGTTACTCGTACCAGCGATCGCTATTTTCTACGAAGCTTTTCATCAGGGTATTAATGTCTTTTTAACTTCGATCGATCAACGAAATTTTTGGCAGGCGACGATTTTAACTCTAATCGTTACGGCGATCGCCGTTCCCCTAAACACTATCTTTGGTCTTTGTGCTGCTTGGGTGATTGGGCGCAATCAGTTTCGTGGTCGTACTTTATTACTCAGTGCGATCGACTTGCCATTTTCAATTTCACCTGTTGTGGCGGGCTTAACTATCATTCTGCTTTATGGCAAAGATGGCTGGATAGGTAACCTACTAGCAAGTTTAAACATTAAAGTTTTGTTTGCCATCCCAGGAATTGTCTTGGCAACTGCCTTTGTTACTTTACCTTTTGTCGCCCGTGAAGTTATTCCGATTTTAGAAGAAATTGGCGAAGAACAAGAAACCGCAGCCCGCACTTTGGGCGCTAGTGATTGGCAAGTTTTTGCCCGCGTTACCTTGCCTAATATTCGCTGGGGTTTACTTTACGGTATTTTATTAACCAACGCTAGAGCAATGGGTGAATTTGGAGCTGTATCGGTAGTATCTGGCAGTATTCTGGGCAAAACCGCCACTTTACCGATTTTTGTCGAACAGGCTTATAAAAACTACCAGGCAGAATCTGCTTTTGGTGCAGCAGCGATCTTGGCTTCATTAGCGGTATTGACTTTAATTTTTAAAGAAATACTCGAAACAAAAACCCATCATTAA
- the pyrR gene encoding bifunctional pyr operon transcriptional regulator/uracil phosphoribosyltransferase PyrR, producing MSAQVVTILSAEEIRRTINRLASQIVEKSADLSQTILLGIHTKGVPLAHLLAKQIEILENTSVAVGAIDVTFYRDDLDKIRTRIPAKTKIPIDLTGKTVVLVDDVIYKGRTIRAALNAVTEYGRPESIRLAVLVDRGHRELPIHPDFIGKELPTASEEKVKVYFSDLDGKDAVELIKD from the coding sequence ATGTCAGCTCAAGTAGTTACTATATTATCTGCTGAAGAAATTCGTCGCACGATCAACCGTTTGGCTTCTCAAATTGTCGAAAAATCTGCCGATTTATCACAAACAATTTTATTGGGTATTCATACCAAAGGTGTACCTTTAGCTCACTTATTAGCCAAGCAAATCGAAATTTTGGAAAATACTTCTGTTGCCGTGGGGGCGATCGATGTTACTTTCTATCGTGACGATTTAGATAAAATTAGGACGCGCATTCCTGCTAAAACCAAGATTCCTATTGATTTGACAGGTAAAACTGTAGTGTTAGTAGATGATGTAATCTATAAAGGTAGAACTATTCGTGCTGCTCTTAATGCGGTTACGGAGTATGGTAGACCAGAATCAATCAGGTTAGCGGTATTAGTTGACAGGGGACATCGCGAACTCCCTATACATCCTGATTTTATCGGTAAGGAATTGCCGACAGCTTCTGAAGAAAAGGTCAAGGTATACTTTAGCGATCTTGATGGTAAAGATGCGGTGGAGTTAATTAAAGATTAG
- a CDS encoding ACT domain-containing protein, translating to MKIKLETKLMSGETSLSKLLQCMQPILSPGEYVFCSIGEQDNRYAQLNPIGQFREHEAITLILEREQADAASLPYTSVFSMITLSIHSSLEAVGFLAAITSKLAEHEISVNPISAYYHDHLFVPVSRTKQAIMLLQEFSKRSP from the coding sequence GTGAAAATTAAATTAGAAACTAAACTAATGTCAGGAGAAACCAGCCTCAGTAAATTGTTGCAATGTATGCAGCCAATCCTTTCCCCAGGAGAATATGTTTTTTGCAGCATTGGCGAGCAAGATAATCGCTATGCTCAACTCAATCCCATTGGTCAATTTCGAGAGCATGAGGCAATAACACTAATTCTTGAGCGAGAACAGGCTGATGCAGCCAGTTTGCCTTATACCTCAGTCTTTTCGATGATTACTCTTTCAATCCACTCTAGTTTAGAAGCAGTTGGTTTTCTCGCTGCTATTACTAGCAAATTAGCCGAACACGAGATTAGCGTTAATCCTATTTCAGCTTATTATCACGATCATTTATTTGTCCCTGTTTCACGTACCAAACAAGCAATAATGCTACTTCAAGAGTTTTCTAAGCGATCGCCTTAA
- the pyrC gene encoding dihydroorotase yields MTNQTKTKQVVINSPLDMHLHFREGGMAQTVIPLTSYAFAGGVIMPNLVPVVDNLERLTGYLQEIKTNLGQDVFEPYMTVFFKNYTYQELEKLKPHILGVKLYPAGVTTNSEDGVATLNQAEATIKHLEELEIPLLVHGETHGFVMDREKLFLPIFEDLAQKFPQLKIIMEHITTAEAVSLLDKHENIYATVTLHHLIITLDDLAGGLLRPHLFCKPIAKRPEDRAALLDAALKAHPKLMFGSDSAPHPLNQKEACGCAAGIFTAPIALQALVELFERHQAIANLQAFVSDNAQRIYGIQPPPKSVTLVATPFKVPSMYGTVTPMFANQEISWSITQVS; encoded by the coding sequence ATGACCAATCAAACTAAAACTAAACAAGTAGTAATCAATTCACCACTGGATATGCACCTGCATTTTCGAGAAGGTGGAATGGCGCAGACAGTTATTCCGCTTACTTCCTATGCTTTTGCAGGAGGGGTAATTATGCCGAATTTAGTGCCAGTGGTGGATAATTTAGAGCGCCTAACAGGATATCTTCAAGAGATTAAGACTAACCTTGGTCAAGATGTATTTGAGCCATACATGACGGTATTTTTTAAAAACTATACTTATCAAGAGCTAGAAAAGTTAAAGCCACATATTTTAGGAGTCAAGCTTTATCCTGCGGGAGTAACTACCAATAGTGAGGATGGGGTTGCTACCTTAAATCAAGCCGAGGCTACGATTAAGCATCTTGAAGAGCTAGAAATTCCTTTATTGGTACATGGAGAAACTCATGGCTTTGTGATGGATCGAGAAAAGCTGTTCTTACCAATTTTTGAAGATCTAGCGCAGAAATTTCCTCAGCTAAAGATCATCATGGAGCATATTACGACAGCCGAGGCGGTATCCCTATTAGATAAACATGAGAATATCTACGCCACTGTAACCTTGCACCATCTAATTATTACTCTAGATGACCTGGCGGGGGGTTTACTTAGACCACATTTATTCTGTAAACCGATCGCTAAACGTCCTGAAGATCGTGCAGCTTTACTTGATGCTGCTCTTAAAGCTCATCCTAAACTGATGTTTGGTAGCGACTCTGCACCTCATCCCCTCAATCAAAAAGAGGCTTGTGGTTGTGCTGCGGGGATCTTTACCGCACCGATCGCCTTACAGGCTTTAGTAGAGTTATTTGAGCGACATCAGGCGATCGCTAATTTGCAAGCTTTTGTTTCTGATAATGCTCAACGTATCTATGGCATCCAACCACCACCAAAATCCGTAACTTTAGTTGCCACCCCATTCAAAGTGCCTTCAATGTATGGTACTGTTACACCCATGTTTGCTAACCAAGAAATATCTTGGTCAATTACTCAAGTCAGTTAA
- the radC gene encoding DNA repair protein RadC, producing MTYRLRIADLPVSERPRERLMAVGAKNLSEAELIAILISTGQTRGNLSAIGLAQHILQELGKYRRAPLDVLRDVNPRELMRIPGIGPAKAATIIAAVELGKRTFIFKPNERVAVDSPASAAAVLSNDLMWQNQERFAVLMLDVKNCLLATKILTIGTATETLIHPREIFRETVRQGATKLIIAHNHPSGNLEPSPEDIYLTEQLLQGSQYLDIPLLDHLILGNGAHHSLRQGTDLWERFPQGE from the coding sequence ATGACTTATCGCCTAAGAATTGCTGATTTACCTGTCAGTGAGCGACCCCGTGAGAGATTGATGGCGGTGGGAGCAAAAAATCTTTCTGAGGCAGAACTGATTGCTATTTTAATTAGTACAGGACAAACCAGAGGTAATTTATCAGCGATCGGTTTAGCACAGCATATACTACAAGAATTGGGCAAATATAGACGCGCACCTTTAGATGTTTTGCGAGATGTTAATCCTCGCGAGTTGATGCGAATTCCTGGGATTGGCCCTGCGAAGGCTGCTACTATCATCGCTGCGGTGGAATTAGGCAAACGCACCTTTATCTTTAAACCAAATGAACGAGTTGCCGTAGATAGTCCTGCATCCGCAGCAGCAGTATTGAGTAATGACTTGATGTGGCAGAATCAGGAACGTTTTGCTGTCTTAATGCTAGATGTCAAAAATTGTTTATTGGCGACTAAAATTTTAACTATTGGGACAGCTACGGAAACCCTAATACATCCTCGCGAAATTTTTCGAGAAACTGTCCGTCAAGGAGCAACCAAGCTAATTATTGCTCATAATCATCCATCTGGAAATCTAGAGCCTTCTCCTGAAGATATTTATTTAACCGAGCAATTATTACAGGGTTCACAGTATTTAGATATCCCTTTGCTAGATCACTTGATTCTCGGTAATGGCGCTCATCACAGTCTTAGACAAGGAACAGATTTATGGGAGCGTTTTCCACAAGGCGAGTAA
- a CDS encoding sulfate ABC transporter substrate-binding protein — translation MIKSKQFIGWMVAGLIASGAIASCSDQNEAASQNGQAQAQQAEEVELTLVSYAVTQSAYEKIIPKFVEQWKAKTGQDVIIEQSYGGSGSQTRAVIDGLEADVVALALALDTKKIEEAGLIEPNWEQELPNKSIVHKSVAAIVKRDDSVKVSKWSDLTNEGVEVITANPKTSGGARWNYLALWGSVTQAGGSEQAANAFTEKIFANVPVLPEDARESSDVFYQQGQGNVLINYENEVLLAKQKGEAVPYFIPTDYNISIDSPVAVVDANVDRRGTREVAQAFSEFLFTPEAQQEFAKVGFRPIDPQVGQEFAQQYPAITKLFTIEDLGGWDKIQKEFFDDGAGFDKMMNKINQK, via the coding sequence ATGATTAAAAGTAAGCAATTTATCGGTTGGATGGTAGCAGGACTAATTGCTAGTGGGGCGATCGCGAGTTGTTCTGACCAAAATGAAGCTGCTAGTCAGAATGGTCAAGCACAAGCCCAACAGGCAGAGGAAGTCGAGTTGACTTTGGTTTCTTATGCAGTTACTCAAAGTGCTTACGAGAAAATTATTCCTAAATTTGTCGAACAGTGGAAAGCTAAAACTGGACAGGATGTAATCATCGAGCAGAGTTATGGTGGTTCTGGTTCGCAAACTCGCGCTGTTATTGATGGTTTAGAAGCAGATGTCGTCGCTTTAGCATTAGCTTTAGATACTAAAAAAATCGAAGAGGCAGGATTAATTGAACCCAATTGGGAACAGGAATTACCCAATAAATCAATTGTGCATAAATCGGTAGCAGCGATCGTCAAGCGGGATGATAGCGTCAAAGTATCCAAATGGTCGGATTTAACTAACGAAGGTGTCGAGGTAATTACTGCTAACCCCAAAACTTCAGGGGGTGCCAGATGGAATTATCTTGCTCTTTGGGGTTCTGTCACCCAGGCGGGAGGAAGCGAGCAAGCAGCAAATGCTTTTACCGAAAAAATATTTGCTAACGTGCCTGTCTTACCTGAAGATGCCCGTGAATCGAGTGATGTCTTTTATCAACAGGGACAGGGTAATGTCTTAATTAATTATGAAAATGAAGTTTTATTAGCTAAACAAAAAGGTGAAGCTGTACCTTACTTTATTCCTACCGATTACAACATTTCCATTGATAGTCCCGTCGCGGTAGTTGATGCCAATGTCGATCGACGCGGAACGAGAGAAGTTGCTCAAGCTTTTAGTGAATTTCTTTTCACTCCTGAAGCACAACAGGAGTTTGCCAAAGTTGGTTTTCGCCCCATCGATCCCCAAGTTGGTCAAGAATTTGCTCAACAGTATCCTGCCATCACAAAACTATTTACCATCGAAGATTTAGGCGGTTGGGATAAAATCCAGAAGGAATTTTTTGACGATGGCGCAGGATTTGACAAGATGATGAACAAAATTAACCAAAAATAA